The sequence GCGCCGTCGCCGCGCGCGGCCCGCGCGATCTCCTCGGCGAGCGCATCGGCGGTGTCGGGGCGGTCGTGCGGCGAGGACGCGAGAGCGCGGGCGAACACGCGGTCGAGCGCCGCGCGCGCGATCGGCGGCGCGGCGCCGCGCGGCAGCGGCGGCGGGCCCGGCGGTCGACGCGCCCGGGCGCGCGCGATCGCCGCGTCGAGCGACGGCGTGTAGAACGGCAAGTCGCCGGCGAACAGCTCGTATGCCAGGACCGCCGCCGCATACACGTCCGCGCGCGCGTCGTACGGTTCGCCGCGCAACACCTCCGGTGCGATGTACGCCGGCGTGCCGGCTACTCGGGCGCTCGGACCGCCGGCGCCGGCGTGCGCGATACCGAAGTCGGTGAGCACGACGCGCACGTCGCCCGCGATCACGTTGTCGGGCTTGACGTCGCGGTGCAGGACGCCGGCGCGGTGCGCGGCGGCGAGCCCGGCGCAGATCTGGTTGATCGCATCGAGTTTGCGCGCAAGTGGCACTGCTGCGTACGAGCCGTCCGCGAGCCGGTCGCGCAGCGAGCCGCCCTCGATGCGTTCCATCGTGATGAACAGCCGCCCGTCGTGCTGGCCGATGTCGTGTACGCGGCACACGTTCGGGTGCGATACCCGGCGCGCGAGCCGTACCTCGCTGCGAATGCGATCGCGCGCCTCCGGCATCGCCGACAGCGATGCGTGCAGCAGCTTGAGGGCGGCGCGCTCGTTGAGCGCCTCGTCGAGCACCTCGTACACGGCGCCCATGCCGCCGGCGCCGAGCCAGCCGACGACGCGGTAACGGCCGGCCAGCCGAGCGCCGACCGGCAACCGGACGCCGCCCGCGCCGGCGGTTTCGCCGTGGTCCCCGTGCATCTCTGTCGCCGTTGTGGTGTAAGGATACCGCCGATGACCACCCGCGTGCGGAGGCGACCGATCGTCGTCGCAATCGACGGCCCGGCCGGCGCCGGCAAATCGACCGTGTCCAAGCGACTGGCGGCCGACCTGGGCTACCGGTTGCTCGACACCGGCGCCCTGTATCGAGCGGTTGCGCTCGAGGCGCGGCGGCGGGGTGTCGCGTGGGACGACGAACCGGCGCTCGCTCGTCTCGCGGCGGACCTCGACGTGACGTTCGAACTCGTCGCCGGGGAAAACCGCGTTCGGGTCGCCGGCGAGGACGTATCCGACGCGATCCGCGCGCCGGAGATCTCGGACGGCGCGTCGCGCGTGTCGGCGCTGCCGGCGGTGCGCGCGGCGCTGCTGGGCGTACAGCGCCGGCTCGGCGCCCGCGGCGGCGTGGTCGCCGAGGGGCGCGACATCGGCACCGTCGTGTTTCCCGGCGCCGAGGCGAAGTTCTTTCTGACCGCGTCGCCCGAGGCGCGGGCGCGGCGGCGCTGGGATGAGCTGCAAGCAAAGGGAATCGCGGCGGATTTCGAAGAGATCGCGTCGGCGATGGCGGAGCGCGACCGCCGCGATGCCGAGCGAGCCGTCGCGCCGTTGCGCGCCGCGCCGGACGCGGTCGTCGTCGATTCGTCCGACCTCTCCGTCGACGAGGTCGTGGCGCGGCTGCGCCGCGCGGTGCGCGCCAAAGAGCGCGCCCGCGCCCAAACGCCAAGAAACGATTGACAAAGCCGGCGGCGCCATGTACCAGTGCGAACTCGGCGTCGGGCCGCCCGTCGGGTGAAATCCACCCCGGCGCCGCATGGAGTAGGAAAACTTGCAGATGGTTCCCGAGGAGCAAAAGAGCACCGGCGACGTGAGCTTTGCCGCGCTGTTCGAAGAGAGTCTGAAAAAGCAGCCGCCGCGCGAGGGCGAGATCGTCAAGGGCACGGTCATCGACGTGTCGAAGGACTTCGCGATCGTCGACGTCGGCTACAAGTCGGAAGGCCAGATTCCGATCGACGAGTTCCGCGAGGCCGACGGGGCGGTGCACGTCAAGCCGGGCGACGAGGTCGAGGTCTTCTTCGAGGCTCGCGAAAACGACGCCGGCATGTGCGTGCTGTCCAAGGAGAAAGCCGACCGGCTCAAGGTGTGGGACGAGATCTCGGCGGCATGCGAGCGGGACGAACTCATCGAGGGGACCATCACCCAGCGGGTCAAGGGCGGCCTGAACGTCACCATCCGGGGCGGCGTCAAGGCGTTCCTGCCGGGCTCGCAGGTCGACCTGCGTCCGGTCCGCAACCTCGACGCGTTCATCGGCCAGACCTTCCAGTTCAAGGTCATCAAGTTCAACAAGAAGCGCGGCAACATCGTGCTGTCGCGGCGCGTGCTGCTCGAGAAGGAGCGCGCCGCCCTGAAGGAGAGCACGCTCGAGCGCCTGAAAGAGGGACAGATCGTCGAGGGCATCGTCAAGAACCTCACCGAGTACGGTGCGTTCATCGACCTCGGCGGCATCGACGGCCTGTTGCACATCACCGACATGAGCTGGGGCCGAGTCAACCACCCGTCCGAGCTGTTCCAGGTCGGCGACCACGTGCGCGTCAAGGTGTTGAAGTTCAACCCGGAGACGGAGCGCGTGTCGCTCGGCCTCAAGCAGATCAGCGAGGACCCGTGGACGCGGGCGCACGAAAAGTACCTGCCGGGCACCGTCGTCCGCGGCAAGGTCGTGTCGCTCAAGGACTACGGTGCGTTCATCGAACTCGAGGAGGGCATCGAGGGTCTCGTCCACGTATCCGAGATGTCGTGGACGCGCCGGGTCAAGCACCCATCCAAGATCGTCAACGTCGGCGACGTGGTCGAGGCGGTCGTGCTCGACGTGGACGTCGTCAACAAGCGCGTGTCGCTCGGCATGAAACAGCTCGAGCCGAACCCCTACGAGCAGCTCGTCAAGAAGTACCCGCCGGGCTCGGTCGTGAAGGGCAAGGTTCGCAACATTGCCGACTTCGGCGTGTTCGTGGAGATCGAGGAGGGGATCGACGGGCTCGTCCACATCAGCGACATGTCGTGGACGCAGCGGGTCAAGCACCCGTCCGAGCTGTTCCAGAAGGGCGATGAGGTCGAAGCGGTCCTCCAAGAGATCAACATGGAGGACGACGACAAGCCGAAGATCTCGCTGAGCATCAAGGCGCTCAGCCCGGACCCGTGGTCGCGTATTCCGCAGGAGTACCCGGTCGGCAAGGTGTTCGACGCCAAGGTGCTCAAGGTGCTCGACTTCGGCGCGTTCGTGCAGCTCGAAGAGGGAGTCGAGGGACTCGTGCACGTGTCGGAGATCTCCGAGGAGCGGGTGGAAGACCCGCGCGACGTGCTGCAGCCGGGTCAGACGGTCAAGGTGCAGGTGATCAGCGTCGACCCGCTCGAGCGCAAGATCGGCCTGAGCATCCGGTCGGCGGAGCGCCACGCCGAGATGGCGGACGCGCAGGGCTACGCGCCGGGGACGACCGGCGGCGCGACGCTCGGCGACGTGTTCAAGGACAAACTCGGCGCGCTCAAGCCGACCGAGTCGAACGAGTAGCGCCGGTTGCGGATCGGTGCGTACGCCGGTCCGCGCCCGCGTCGGCTTCGCTGCGACGGTCCCGCTCGGCATCGGCCCGCGCGGGGCCGTCGCGCGTCGACCGTCTCCCTTGTATCCGCAACGGCCGGGTCGCCTCGGCGCGAAGTCGCGCCGGTTGCCCGCGCGGTGTACGATCCCCGCGCGATGTTCCGCTGGATCCGGATCGCGGCGATCGGCGTCGTGCTCGCGGCGTTCATCGCCGTGGGCGCCGCCGTCGCGTTGATCTTGGTCGCGAATGCGCGGTGGGTGGTCGTCGCCATTCCCCCGTGGCTGGGCTGGCTGGTGTCGGCGCCCGCGTACGAGGTG is a genomic window of Deltaproteobacteria bacterium containing:
- a CDS encoding (d)CMP kinase, with the protein product MTTRVRRRPIVVAIDGPAGAGKSTVSKRLAADLGYRLLDTGALYRAVALEARRRGVAWDDEPALARLAADLDVTFELVAGENRVRVAGEDVSDAIRAPEISDGASRVSALPAVRAALLGVQRRLGARGGVVAEGRDIGTVVFPGAEAKFFLTASPEARARRRWDELQAKGIAADFEEIASAMAERDRRDAERAVAPLRAAPDAVVVDSSDLSVDEVVARLRRAVRAKERARAQTPRND
- a CDS encoding 30S ribosomal protein S1, translating into MVPEEQKSTGDVSFAALFEESLKKQPPREGEIVKGTVIDVSKDFAIVDVGYKSEGQIPIDEFREADGAVHVKPGDEVEVFFEARENDAGMCVLSKEKADRLKVWDEISAACERDELIEGTITQRVKGGLNVTIRGGVKAFLPGSQVDLRPVRNLDAFIGQTFQFKVIKFNKKRGNIVLSRRVLLEKERAALKESTLERLKEGQIVEGIVKNLTEYGAFIDLGGIDGLLHITDMSWGRVNHPSELFQVGDHVRVKVLKFNPETERVSLGLKQISEDPWTRAHEKYLPGTVVRGKVVSLKDYGAFIELEEGIEGLVHVSEMSWTRRVKHPSKIVNVGDVVEAVVLDVDVVNKRVSLGMKQLEPNPYEQLVKKYPPGSVVKGKVRNIADFGVFVEIEEGIDGLVHISDMSWTQRVKHPSELFQKGDEVEAVLQEINMEDDDKPKISLSIKALSPDPWSRIPQEYPVGKVFDAKVLKVLDFGAFVQLEEGVEGLVHVSEISEERVEDPRDVLQPGQTVKVQVISVDPLERKIGLSIRSAERHAEMADAQGYAPGTTGGATLGDVFKDKLGALKPTESNE